TGTTACAGACAAATTATCAACCCTATTTTCATTTTAAATGAAGGAAAAAAACAATGAAAGCAAAAAAAATAGTATTTTTAATTTTATCTTTAGTTTTCGCCTATATTTTAACTTTAAATTCCACTCAAGCAGGAAATAAATCTCCCGAAACTATCAAATGGTATTCCTATGAAGAGGGATTGGCAAAAGCCAGCAAAGACCAAAAAAAAATATTCTTAAGCTTTTATGCAGACTGGTGCTATTATTGTAAAAAACTTGATAAAGATACTTTCTCAGATTCATCTGTTATTTCTTACCTTCAAGAAAATTTTATATCTATAAAAGTAAATGGCGATAATGAAAAAAAAATAGCATCTCAGTTTAAAATACGAGCTTACCCAAGCTTATGGTTTTTAAAAGATAATGGAGAAAAAATTAATAGTTATCCTGGTTACCTTTCAGCCGATAAATTCGTTCTTGTATTAAAATATATAAATACAGATAGTTTCAAAACAATGTCATTTAACGATTTTTTAAGCTCCCAAGAACCGTAAAAGGGAAGAAAGGCACTATCTTTTTTTAATCAATCTTAAATTGACCAACAAGAGCATAAAGCTGATTTGAAAGTTCGTTTAGTTCTCTGGATGCTATGCTCATATTAGAACTTTTATCTGCCATATCCTCAGTTGATTGACTCACATCTAAAACAACCGAGGATATTTTTGACGAAACAGATGAAAAATGCAGCACTTTTTCATTTACATCGGCTATACCTGTAGATGTTTTAGTTATACTGTCAGATATCATTGTTATTGTTTGCAATTGATTTTCAGATTCCCTTGAAATATGGGAAACAAGAGAATTAACCTTATTTATAATTTCTGTAATTTGCTCTATATCAGATACCGTAGAAGAAGCCGAAGTTTGAATACTTTCGATTTTTTTCTTTATTTCATGGGATGCTTCCGCCGTTTGTTTAGCAAGTTCTTTAATTTCATTTGCAACAACGGCAAATCCTTTGCCAGCGTCCCCAGCTCGAGCAGACTCTATAGTAGCATTCAATGCTAAAAGATTTATCTGATCAGAAATTTCTGTAATAGTTTCAGTAACCTTATCAATTTCTGCAGCAGCTTCGCCAAGATCTTGAACCCTATCTGATGTCTGCTTTACTTTTGTAACAGATTCGCCGACTATGCTCCTTGTTTTTTCATAATCTTTTGTTATGTCAGCTATTGCTCCAGTCATTTTTTCTGAAGAATATGCTACATCGCTCGCATTTTTAGCCGAAGCTTCCATTGCAGCTACAATCAAATCAATATTTGACTGCATACTTGATGTTTCATGAACTGCACTGCTCGTTTTGGAAGAAGTATGTTTTGAAGAAGCATTAAGGGATTGAGCTGTCTCTGAAAGTTCTGTAAGAGAAGTAGCTAATAACTGAGCATTTTCACCTATTTTACGAATTGTCTTTTGAAGCTTATTTATAAAGACATCAAACCAGCGCGCAAGGTCTCCTAATTCGTCATTACGCTTAATTAAAAGCCTTTTTGTCAAATCTCCTTCGCCTTTAGCAATGTCTTTAAGCCTTTCAACTATAATTTTTATAGGCTTTGTAATTGTAGAAGCAAAATAAAGAGAATAAAAAGCTATTATTAAAAGGGAAAACACAAGCACAAAAATCGATATATTTATTAGGTTCTTATTATAACTTGATATATCTTCAATGGATGTTTTAAGTAAATCTTGGCTAAGGGATA
This region of Desulfobacterales bacterium genomic DNA includes:
- a CDS encoding thioredoxin family protein translates to MKAKKIVFLILSLVFAYILTLNSTQAGNKSPETIKWYSYEEGLAKASKDQKKIFLSFYADWCYYCKKLDKDTFSDSSVISYLQENFISIKVNGDNEKKIASQFKIRAYPSLWFLKDNGEKINSYPGYLSADKFVLVLKYINTDSFKTMSFNDFLSSQEP
- a CDS encoding methyl-accepting chemotaxis protein; amino-acid sequence: MFGLSLRLKILVSTLFIGIIPLAVLFWVTYSRVNILRVDIEKKITPVSVNLQNIDSNNNKIKGEFEPINVSINQTNTNFKELDKKTSSFISQEFKALDSEFKSMLEIRGKVIADLVENSIYSKIYEKLRSDQRKNDLNIQNKEFKKFLSSLALHDNALNDFNKKFSVDENFILPYFEQYIDESIISAIEKMGYKVAILIEGTMKLSSFKDKDGKFISISRLSDLTINSAYEVIDGRNYFLTFRKLDDESGFEIGRIAVAIDIEDFITANKKRTSKIDSLIKEFGALAKSQDETIKKANDTLKSINDNFGEQEKTISLSQDLLKTSIEDISSYNKNLINISIFVLVFSLLIIAFYSLYFASTITKPIKIIVERLKDIAKGEGDLTKRLLIKRNDELGDLARWFDVFINKLQKTIRKIGENAQLLATSLTELSETAQSLNASSKHTSSKTSSAVHETSSMQSNIDLIVAAMEASAKNASDVAYSSEKMTGAIADITKDYEKTRSIVGESVTKVKQTSDRVQDLGEAAAEIDKVTETITEISDQINLLALNATIESARAGDAGKGFAVVANEIKELAKQTAEASHEIKKKIESIQTSASSTVSDIEQITEIINKVNSLVSHISRESENQLQTITMISDSITKTSTGIADVNEKVLHFSSVSSKISSVVLDVSQSTEDMADKSSNMSIASRELNELSNQLYALVGQFKID